The following are encoded together in the Culex pipiens pallens isolate TS chromosome 1, TS_CPP_V2, whole genome shotgun sequence genome:
- the LOC120416961 gene encoding sodium-independent sulfate anion transporter-like yields the protein MIIRNGGADRLPSENPSSDDRDDLDYRERLPRVRVVPRIRSLCSLGTVRRRVHVLQWLPKYRVQYLLSDVIAGVTVTLTAIPQSIAYGILANLEPQDGIYSNLVGCFMYFLFGSVKDVTVAPTSIMAIMVQGVVLRLGPGAALLTLLAGAVTFLFGVLNLGFLVRFISMPVITGFTTAACLTIGSAQLRSLFGISSKGKGSDFIDAWENVIHNIGQTRLWDTLLGFSSIAFLVIFRLTKDCGRGKWKVFFKYLSLLRNALVVIIGASLAYAFSLEGIEPFKLTGHVEPGVPPFHVPPFSITNNGTHYAFGDMISVMGTSIITIPLVSILEIISIGKAFSKEKIVDATQEMIALGMCNMAVAFTSPLPVAGSFTRTAINNSSGVRTSLGCAVTSSMLLLALALLTDAFYFIPKATLASVVISAMIFMVDYRGIAEIWRVKKLDVIPLVGTVIACLLLGLDYGILIGTAINCCFLLYLISAPTITMETILLDSSCHTLLVRPASDLTFSSAEYLRDRITRVVAEAYEAPIDVVVLDGAGVNFVDTTVAKNLLCVETDLRAKEVGLVLWRWSRATAGALVRLDRNFLPLLRDDKELGEVVRGWREV from the exons ATGATAATCCGAAACGGCGGTGCAGATCGCCTACCGAGCGAGAATCCCAGCAGTG ATGATCGCGACGACCTTGACTACCGGGAACGGCTGCCGCGGGTGCGGGTCGTGCCAAGGATACGATCGCTGTGCAGTTTGGGCACGGTTCGTCGCCGGGTGCACGTGCTCCAGTGGTTGCCCAAATATCGCGTTCAGTATCTGTTGTCGGACGTGATCGCTGGAGTTACGGTCACGCTGACTGCCATTCCGCAGAGCATTGCGTACGGAATTTTGGCGAATTTGGAGCCTCAGGATGGGATTTACTCCAACCTGGTCGGTTGCTTCATGTATTTTCTGTTTGGAAGTGTCAAAGACGTGACCGTTGCGCCGACATCGATCATGGCGATCATGGTTCAGGGAGTGGTGCTAAGGCTGGGACCTGGAGCTGCCCTGCTGACCTTGCTGGCCGGTGCCGTCACGTTCCTGTTTGGAGTGCTCAACTTGGGCTTCCTGGTGAGGTTTATCTCGATGCCGGTCATTACGGGGTTTACAACGGCTGCGTGCTTGACCATTGGCAGTGCCCAGCTGCGATCGCTGTTCGGGATTAGTAGTAAGGGCAAGGGCAGTGACTTTATCGACGCGTGGGAAAACGTTATTCACAACATTGGCCAGACGCGACTTTGGGACACGCTGCTGGGCTTCAGCTCGATCGCGTTTTTGGTGATCTTCCGG CTCACCAAAGATTGCGGTCGAGGCAAATGGAAGGTCTTCTTCAAGTATCTGTCGCTACTTCGCAACGCGCTGGTCGTGATCATTGGAGCGTCACTGGCCTACGCATTCTCGCTCGAAGGGATTGAACCCTTCAAGCTAACCGGCCACGTCGAACCGGGCGTTCCACCATTCCACGTCCCACCCTTCTCCATCACCAACAACGGGACGCACTACGCGTTCGGCGACATGATCTCAGTAATGGGAACGTCGATCATCACGATCCCACTGGTTTCGATCCTGGAGATCATCTCCATCGGTAAAGCCTTCTCCAAAGAGAAAATCGTCGACGCCACCCAAGAGATGATCGCGCTGGGCATGTGCAACATGGCGGTAGCCTTCACTTCCCCACTTCCGGTAGCCGGATCGTTCACCCGAACCGCCATCAACAACAGCAGCGGCGTCCGGACCTCACTAGGTTGCGCGGTCACCTCGAGCATGCTACTCCTCGCGTTAGCCCTTCTCACCGACGCCTTCTACTTCATCCCCAAAGCCACCCTAGCGTCCGTAGTGATCTCCGCCATGATCTTCATGGTCGACTACCGAGGAATCGCCGAAATCTGGCGCGTCAAAAAGCTGGACGTGATCCCATTGGTCGGAACCGTGATCGCCTGCCTTCTTCTAGGCCTGGACTACGGCATCCTCATCGGAACGGCCATCAACTGCTGCTTCCTGCTCTACCTCATCTCCGCCCCAACCATCACGATGGAAACAATCCTCCTGGACAGTAGCTGCCACACCCTGCTCGTCCGGCCCGCATCCGATCTGACCTTTTCGTCGGCGGAATACCTGCGCGATCGGATCACCCGGGTCGTGGCGGAGGCTTACGAAGCCCCCATAGACGTGGTGGTGCTCGACGGCGCCGGGGTCAACTTTGTGGACACGACGGTCGCGAAGAATTTGCTCTGCGTCGAGACGGATCTACGGGCGAAGGAGGTCGGGCTGGTGCTGTGGCGATGGAGCCGCGCTACGGCGGGGGCTTTGGTGCGGCTGGATAGGAACTTTTTGCCCCTTTTAAGGGATGACAAAGAGCTTGGGGAGGTCGTGAGAGGTTGGAGGGAGGTTTGA
- the LOC120416966 gene encoding uncharacterized protein LOC120416966, producing the protein MKRGEPFPSSILKYMRTYMQRFGFSYLLFDIYSRIRSSTTTTAGFTQQPQPAVNSDLQHNSSECNATPELSGPPAGMGPMHHKPPTHLRHPPPHVHQHGPPQMPQMQMSPHDHRCGLENLYVLLSFQHPAASPAPSEPRGNEARSHPI; encoded by the exons ATGAAGCGTGGCGAGCCATTTCCATCATCAATCCTAAAATACATGAGGACGTACATGCAACGATTTGGCTTTTCCTACCTCCTCTTTGACATCTACAGCCGGATCCGgagctcaacaacaacaacagcaggcTTCACACAACAGCCTCAACCTGCCGTCAACTCCGACCTACAACACAACTCCTCCGAATGTAAT GCTACTCCTGAACTGAGCGGACCTCCCGCCGGCATGGGACCGATGCATCATAAACCACCAACACATCTCCGCCATCCGCCGCCACACGTTCACCAACACGGACCGCCGCAGATGCCACAGATGCAAATGTCCCCGCACGATCACCGCTGCGGACTAGAGAACCTCTATGTTCTCTTATCATTTCAACACCCAGCAGCATCTCCCGCACCATCCGAGCCCCGCGGAAATGAagcaagaagtcacccaatATAA
- the LOC120416438 gene encoding zinc finger protein 8-like, with translation MDVDATLQDSASGGGPDFRDDVPNDNPETYCRLCFSEQGVNSLFPPDGGYIRELTEKIRHCAGVRISLRDDYPAGICSACVSFLDEVHQFQKRSKHCDEVIRTKRSLLESIQVKVELREEERPAGGSATAMAAAAQDGEGDEYGADDCLTESSIIADAITSLNGIGELMGTFQGAAGGENHVFPRMEPSVAASANKEHRCMVCAKMFPDRESWMVHLGDHAEERPYQCLECFAQFREKRSLARHLKAVHEEVRDRKCPYCPKSFKYSHHLRYHIRTHTGERPYVCEICQDSFSQHIQWKRHQAKHQQRPDQIHVSRQVVGGVVSSEDSTIKCEFCPRVFSRLQDYRRHAPSHNADNLNLDRLAEHQIATLHTLHQR, from the exons ATGGACGTGGACGCGACCCTGCAGGACTCGGCCAGCGGCGGAGGGCCGGATTTTCGGGACGACGT TCCAAACGACAATCCCGAGACGTACTGTCGGCTGTGTTTTTCGGAGCAGGGTGTGAATTCGCTGTTTCCGCCGGACGGGGGCTACATCCGGGAGCTGACGGAGAAGATTCGGCACTGCGCGGGCGTGCGGATTTCGTTGCGGGACGACTACCCGGCGGGGATCTGCAGTGCGTGTGTGTCCTTTCTGGACGAGGTGCACCAGTTTCAGAAGCGCAGCAAACACTGCGACGAGGTGATTCGGACGAAGCGGAGCTTGCTGGAGTCGATCCAGGTGAAGGTTGAGCTGAGGGAGGAGGAGCGGCCGGCGGGCGGTTCGGCGACGGCGATGGCGGCCGCCGCGCAGGATGGGGAAGGGGATGAGTACGGGGCGGATGATTGTCTGACCGAGAGCAGTATTATTGCGGATGCCATTACTAGCTTAAACGGGATCGGGGAGTTGATGGGGACGTTCCAGGGTGCGGCCGGGGGTGAGAACCATGTGTTTCCGCGGATGGAACCGTCGGTGGCCGCCAGCGCCAACAAGGAGCATCGTTGTATGGTATGCGCCAAGATGTTCCCGGATCGGGAGTCCTGGATGGTGCATTTGGGTGATCACGCGGAGGAACGTCCGTACCAGTGTTTGGAGTGCTTTGCCCAGTTCCGTGAGAAGCGATCTCTAGCGCGGCACTTGAAGGCCGTCCACGAGGAGGTTCGGGACCGGAAGTGTCCGTACTGTCCGAAATCGTTCAAGTACAGCCACCATCTGCGCTATCACATACGAACGCACACGGGGGAGCGGCCGTACGTGTGTGAAATCTGCCAGGACAGCTTTTCGCAGCACATCCAGTGGAAGCGGCACCAGGCCAAGCACCAGCAGCGGCCGGATCAGATCCACGTGTCACGACAGGTCGTCGGCGGCGTCGTGTCCAGCGAGGACTCCACCATCAAGTGCGAGTTCTGCCCGAGGGTGTTCTCGCGGCTGCAGGACTACCGGCGGCACGCGCCCAGTCACAACGCGGACAATCTGAACTTGGACCGGTTGGCCGAGCATCAGATCGCCACGCTGCACACGCTACACCAGCGTTAG